In Acipenser ruthenus chromosome 58, fAciRut3.2 maternal haplotype, whole genome shotgun sequence, a genomic segment contains:
- the LOC131724893 gene encoding gastrula zinc finger protein XlCGF7.1-like produces MAVRQCRTQSDNGPQRVKAHQQIHKGEKLFHCTDCGKSFNHKRKLQKHKRIHTGEKPYECPDCGRCFTQKYNLQSHQRIHTGEKPYYCTDCGKSFNHKCNLQTHQRIHTAEKPFQCPDCGRCFNRKVYLQSHQLTHSTGKPFQCADCGKGFNQKYRLQVHQRIHTGEKPFHCADSGKSFNHKCNLQRHQLTHSTDKPFHCADCGKGFNQKCDLQQHQLTHTG; encoded by the exons ATGGCTGTGAG gcaatgtcggacccagtccgacaatggaccgcaaagggttaaagcacaccagcaaattcacaagGGAGAGAAACTGTTTCACTGtactgattgtgggaagagttttaatcaTAAACGTAAGCTTCAAAAACACaagcgaattcacacgggagagaaaccgtacgagtgtcctgactgtgggaggtgTTTTACTCAGAAATATaaccttcaatcacaccagcgaattcacacgggagagaaaccatattactgtactgattgtgggaagagttttaatcataaatgtaaccttcaaacacaccagcgaattcacacggcagagaaaccgtttcaatgtcctgactgtgggaggtgTTTTAATCGGAAAGTATaccttcaatcacaccagctaactcacagtacAGGTAAACCATTTCagtgtgctgattgtgggaaaggttTTAATCAGAAATATAGACTTCAagtacaccagcgaattcacacgggtgagaaaccgtttcactgtgctgatagtgggaagagttttaatcataaatgtaaccttcaaagacaccagctaactcacagtacagataaaccatttcactgtgctgattgtgggaaaggttttaatcagaaatgtgaCCTTCAAcaacaccagctaactcacacagGATAG
- the LOC131724894 gene encoding gastrula zinc finger protein XlCGF7.1-like: protein MESSCYLGRRTSTPAPQSKISTDGKLQRNQKHRESTPQDEYVKKLRTRSVQNLSAQDSRPLPVGYTATPHPDSSATQGNFISLQTPQQIPSEQILYNCTECGTNLSDLGKLKIHQRSHTAEKPYHCTECGKTFRGATGLKLHQRIHTGEKPYECPDCGRSFNQKCNLRTHQQIHTGEKPYKCPDCGRSFNQKGDLQRHQLTHSRNKPFHCADCGKCFNREYRLQAHQRIHTGEKLFHCADCGRSFNRKGDLQRHQLTHSRNKPFHCADCGKGFNRKYRLQAHQQIHTGVKPYEYFECGRSFNQKGNLQEHQLTFTG, encoded by the exons ATGGAATCTAGCTGCT ATCTAGGAAGACGCACCTCCACTCCAGCACCCCAGAGCAAAATCTCTACTGATGGGAAACTGCAGCgtaaccagaaacacagagagtcaACACCCCAAGATGAATATGTGAAGAAACTGAGAACTCGCTCGGTTCAGAATCTTTCTGCACAAGATAGCCGACCACTTCCTGTGGGATATACAGCGACTCCACATCCTGACAGTTCTGCAACCCAGGGCAACTTCATTTCCCTACAAACTCCCCAGCAGATTCCTTCAGAGCAGATCTTGTAtaactgtactgaatgtggcacCAATTTGAGTGATCTGGGAAAGCTGAAAATACACCAGAGAAGTCACACAGCAGAGAAACCCTATCACTGTACAGAGTGTGGGAAGACATTCAGAGGTGCAACTGGATTAAAactacaccagcgaattcacacgggagagaaaccatatgagtgtcctgactgtgggaggagttttaatcagaaatgtaacctgagaacacaccagcaaattcacacaggggaGAAACCATAcaagtgtcctgactgtgggaggagttttaatcagaaaggtgACCTTCAAagacaccagctaactcacagtagaaataaaccgtttcactgtgctgattgtgggaaatgTTTTAATCGTGAATATAGACttcaagcacaccagcgaattcacacgggagagaaactgtttcactgtgcagattgtgggaggagttttaatcGGAAAGGTGACCTTCAAagacaccagctaactcacagtagaaataaaccgtttcactgtgctgattgtgggaaaggttTTAATCGTAAATACAGACTTcaagcacaccagcaaattcacacggGAGTGAAACCGTATGAGTATTttgagtgtgggaggagttttaatcagaaaggtAACCTTCAAGAACACCAGCTAACTTTCACAGGATAG
- the LOC117971134 gene encoding oocyte zinc finger protein XlCOF6-like isoform X1 produces the protein MDVSVSVSFLQDELASTIEHAVKAAVDTVLCQITKVVGGKFTEFQMEMAGKEKENESLKLRLEISESELKAVRECMNAADADIKQPLRNMNPDCNEQDFQRNENQGLFIRVQDSGERRAFSEAEEGPVIEAVYTKEEICDQEWCGRIMEITDLTIVESKEIPELEPVHIKEEAVELECDHITEEVSKENKVDTLEENIVKLESSRCEDCPPEQICMKPNQPVSEDTGSSVGEEGTVLGSIQRKHHPLQERAADGKEEGAMPSTSSTASDLGRRTSTPAPQNKISSDGKLQRNQKHRESTPQDEYVKKLRTRSAQNLSAQDSRPLPVGYTATPHPDSSATQGNFISLQTPQQIPSEQIFYHCTVCGTNFSDRGKLKRHQRIHTGEKPFQCSDCGRRFNHKGNLQTHQRIHKGEKPFHCADCGRRFNQKGYLQKHQLTHSTDKLFHCADCGKSFNQKGPLQKHQRIHTGEKPYQCSDCGRRFNHKGNLQTHQRIHKGEKPFHCADCGRSFNQKGDLQRHQRTHSTDKPFNCADCGKGFNHKTLLEAHQRIHKGEKPFQCVDCGKSFNQRCDLQQHQRIHAGEKPFQCADCGKTFKQKYNLQTHQRIHTGEKPYPCSDCGRRFNHKCNLQRHQRIHTGEKPYECPDCGRSFHQKSNLQSHQLTHSTDKPFHCADCGKGFNQKCDLQQHQLTHTG, from the exons atggacgtcagcgtctccgtgtcgttccttcaagacgagctcgcctctaccatcgagcacgcagtgaaagcggctgtagacaccgtcttgtgccaaatcacaaaagttgtcggcggcaaattcactgaattccaaatggaaatggctggaaaggagaaagagaatgaaagtctgaagctgagattggaaatatcagagagcgagttgaaagcagtgcgggaatgcatgaacgctgcagatgcagacattaaacaacctctcagaaacatgaaccccgactgcaatgaacaagactttcagaggaacgagaaccagggattattcatcagagttcaag attctggagagagacgtgctttcagtgaagcagaggaggggccagtgatagaagctgtttacacaaaagaggaaatctgtgatcaggagtggtgtggaagaataatggagattacagacctgacaattgtagaaagtaaagagatccctgaacttgaacctgtccacattaaagaggaggccgtagagctggagtgtgatcacatcacagaggaagttagtaaagaaaataaagttgATACACTGGAGGAGAATATAGTTAAGCTGGAATCTAGCCGCTGTGAGGATTGTCCTCCTGAACAGATCTGCATGAAACCCAATCAGCCTGTCTCTGAAGACACTGGTTCTAGTGTTGGAGAAGAGggcactgtgctggggtccattcagaggaaacatcacccccttcaggaaagagctgcagatggaaaggaggaaggagcgatgccgtccacaagcagcacagcat CAGATCTAGGAAGACGCACCTCCACTCCAGCACCCCAGAATAAAATCTCTTCTGATGGGAAACTGCAGCGtaatcagaaacacagagagtcgACACCCCAAGATGAATATGTGAAGAAACTGAGAACTCGCTCGGCTCAGAATCTTTCTGCACAAGATAGCCGACCACTTCCTGTGGGATATACAGCGACTCCACATCCCGACAGTTCTGCAACCCAGGGCAACTTCATTTCCCTACAAACTCCCCAGCAGATTCCTTCAGAGCAGATCTTttatcactgtactgtatgtggcacCAATTTCAGTGACCGGGGAaagctgaaaagacaccagcgtaTTCACACGGGGGAGAAACCGTTTcagtgttctgactgtgggaggcGTTTTAATCACAAAGgtaaccttcaaacacaccagcgaattcacaagggagagaaaccatttcactgtgctgattgtgggaggcgttttaatcagaaaggttatcttcaaaaacaccagctaacccacagtacagataaactgtttcactgtgctgattgtgggaagagttttaatcagaaaggtcctcttcaaaaacaccagcgaattcacacaggagagaaaccgtatcagtgTTCTGACTGTGGAAGGCGTTTTAATCACAAAGgtaaccttcaaacacaccagcgaattcacaagggagagaaaccgtttcactgtgcagattgtgggaggagttttaatcagaaaggtgATCTTCaaagacaccagcgaactcacagtacagataaaccatttaactgtgctgattgtgggaaaggttTTAATCATAAAACTTTACTtgaagcacaccagcgaattcacaagggagagaaaccgtttcaatgtgttgattgtgggaagagttttaatcagAGATGTGACCTTCaacaacaccagcgaattcacgcaggagagaaaccgtttcaatgtgctgattgtgggaagacttttaaacagaaatataaccttcaaacacaccagcgaattcacacaggagagaaaccgtatccgtgttctgactgtgggaggcGTTTTAATCACAAATGTAACCttcaaagacaccagcgaattcacacgggagagaaaccgtatgagtgtcctgactgtgggaggagttttCATCAGAAATCTaaccttcaatcacaccagctaacccacagtacagataaaccgtttcactgtgctgattgtgggaaaggttttaatcagaaatgtgaCCTTCAAcaacaccagctaactcacacagGATAG
- the LOC117971134 gene encoding oocyte zinc finger protein XlCOF6-like isoform X2, whose product MDVSVSVSFLQDELASTIEHAVKAAVDTVLCQITKVVGGKFTEFQMEMAGKEKENESLKLRLEISESELKAVRECMNAADADIKQPLRNMNPDCNEQDFQRNENQGLFIRVQDSGERRAFSEAEEGPVIEAVYTKEEICDQEWCGRIMEITDLTIVESKEIPELEPVHIKEEAVELECDHITEEVSKENKVDTLEENIVKLESSRCEDCPPEQICMKPNQPVSEDTGSSVGEEGTVLGSIQRKHHPLQERAADGKEEGAMPSTSSTAYLGRRTSTPAPQNKISSDGKLQRNQKHRESTPQDEYVKKLRTRSAQNLSAQDSRPLPVGYTATPHPDSSATQGNFISLQTPQQIPSEQIFYHCTVCGTNFSDRGKLKRHQRIHTGEKPFQCSDCGRRFNHKGNLQTHQRIHKGEKPFHCADCGRRFNQKGYLQKHQLTHSTDKLFHCADCGKSFNQKGPLQKHQRIHTGEKPYQCSDCGRRFNHKGNLQTHQRIHKGEKPFHCADCGRSFNQKGDLQRHQRTHSTDKPFNCADCGKGFNHKTLLEAHQRIHKGEKPFQCVDCGKSFNQRCDLQQHQRIHAGEKPFQCADCGKTFKQKYNLQTHQRIHTGEKPYPCSDCGRRFNHKCNLQRHQRIHTGEKPYECPDCGRSFHQKSNLQSHQLTHSTDKPFHCADCGKGFNQKCDLQQHQLTHTG is encoded by the exons atggacgtcagcgtctccgtgtcgttccttcaagacgagctcgcctctaccatcgagcacgcagtgaaagcggctgtagacaccgtcttgtgccaaatcacaaaagttgtcggcggcaaattcactgaattccaaatggaaatggctggaaaggagaaagagaatgaaagtctgaagctgagattggaaatatcagagagcgagttgaaagcagtgcgggaatgcatgaacgctgcagatgcagacattaaacaacctctcagaaacatgaaccccgactgcaatgaacaagactttcagaggaacgagaaccagggattattcatcagagttcaag attctggagagagacgtgctttcagtgaagcagaggaggggccagtgatagaagctgtttacacaaaagaggaaatctgtgatcaggagtggtgtggaagaataatggagattacagacctgacaattgtagaaagtaaagagatccctgaacttgaacctgtccacattaaagaggaggccgtagagctggagtgtgatcacatcacagaggaagttagtaaagaaaataaagttgATACACTGGAGGAGAATATAGTTAAGCTGGAATCTAGCCGCTGTGAGGATTGTCCTCCTGAACAGATCTGCATGAAACCCAATCAGCCTGTCTCTGAAGACACTGGTTCTAGTGTTGGAGAAGAGggcactgtgctggggtccattcagaggaaacatcacccccttcaggaaagagctgcagatggaaaggaggaaggagcgatgccgtccacaagcagcacagcat ATCTAGGAAGACGCACCTCCACTCCAGCACCCCAGAATAAAATCTCTTCTGATGGGAAACTGCAGCGtaatcagaaacacagagagtcgACACCCCAAGATGAATATGTGAAGAAACTGAGAACTCGCTCGGCTCAGAATCTTTCTGCACAAGATAGCCGACCACTTCCTGTGGGATATACAGCGACTCCACATCCCGACAGTTCTGCAACCCAGGGCAACTTCATTTCCCTACAAACTCCCCAGCAGATTCCTTCAGAGCAGATCTTttatcactgtactgtatgtggcacCAATTTCAGTGACCGGGGAaagctgaaaagacaccagcgtaTTCACACGGGGGAGAAACCGTTTcagtgttctgactgtgggaggcGTTTTAATCACAAAGgtaaccttcaaacacaccagcgaattcacaagggagagaaaccatttcactgtgctgattgtgggaggcgttttaatcagaaaggttatcttcaaaaacaccagctaacccacagtacagataaactgtttcactgtgctgattgtgggaagagttttaatcagaaaggtcctcttcaaaaacaccagcgaattcacacaggagagaaaccgtatcagtgTTCTGACTGTGGAAGGCGTTTTAATCACAAAGgtaaccttcaaacacaccagcgaattcacaagggagagaaaccgtttcactgtgcagattgtgggaggagttttaatcagaaaggtgATCTTCaaagacaccagcgaactcacagtacagataaaccatttaactgtgctgattgtgggaaaggttTTAATCATAAAACTTTACTtgaagcacaccagcgaattcacaagggagagaaaccgtttcaatgtgttgattgtgggaagagttttaatcagAGATGTGACCTTCaacaacaccagcgaattcacgcaggagagaaaccgtttcaatgtgctgattgtgggaagacttttaaacagaaatataaccttcaaacacaccagcgaattcacacaggagagaaaccgtatccgtgttctgactgtgggaggcGTTTTAATCACAAATGTAACCttcaaagacaccagcgaattcacacgggagagaaaccgtatgagtgtcctgactgtgggaggagttttCATCAGAAATCTaaccttcaatcacaccagctaacccacagtacagataaaccgtttcactgtgctgattgtgggaaaggttttaatcagaaatgtgaCCTTCAAcaacaccagctaactcacacagGATAG
- the LOC131724921 gene encoding gastrula zinc finger protein XlCGF26.1-like isoform X1 has translation MEITDLTIVESKEIPELEPVHIKEEAVELECVHITEEVSEENKVDTLEENIVKMESSHCEDYPPEQICMKPNQLVSEDTGSGIGEESTVLGSIQRKHHPPQEGAMPSTSSTASDLGRRTSTPAPRSKISTDGKLQRKQKHRESTPRDEYVKKLRTRSVQNLSAQDSRPLPVGFTATPHPDSSATQGNFISLQTPQQIPSEQILYHCTECGTNFSDREKLKIHQRIHTGEKPFHCADCGRSFNQKGNLQSHQLTHTGEKPYECPDCGKSFNHKCNLQKHQLTHTGEKPFVCSNCGRCFNQKCNLKNHQRIHRGEKPFHCADCGRSFNQKGDLQKHQRIHTGEKPYECPDCGRRFHQKGTLQSHQLTHCTDKLFLCADCGRSFSQKQGLQRHQLTHSTNKPFHCADCGKGFNLKTLLQAHQRIHTGEKPFHCADCGRSFNQKGNLQSHQLTHTGEKPYECPDCGRRFHQKCNLKKHQRIHRGEKPFHCADCGKSFNHKCNLQKHQLTHTGEKPFLCSDCGRCFSQKCNLKKHQRIHRGEKPFHCADCGRSFNQKGDLQKHQRIHTGEKPYECPDCGRRFNQKSNLQSHQLSHSTDKPFHCADCGKGFNQKCDLQQHQLTHTG, from the exons atggagattacagacctgacaattgtagaaagtaaagagatccctgaacttgaacctgtccacattaaagaggaggccgtAGAGCTGGAGTGTGTTCACATCACAGAGGAAGTTAGTGAAGAAAATAAAGTCGATACACTGGAGGAGAATATAGTTAAGATGGAATCTAGCCATTGTGAAGATTATCCTCCTGAACAGATCTGCATGAAACCCAATCAGCTTGTCTCTGAAGACACTGGTTCTGGTATTGGAGAAGAGAgcactgtgctggggtccattcagaggaaacatcacccccctcaggaaggagcgatgccgtccacgagcagcacagcct CAGATCTAGGAAGACGCACCTCCACTCCAGCACCCCGGAGCAAAATCTCTACTGATGGGAAACTGCAGCGtaagcagaaacacagagagtcaACACCCCGAGATGAATATGTGAAGAAACTGAGAACTCGTTCGGTTCAGAATCTTTCTGCACAAGATAGCCGACCACTTCCTGTGGGATTTACAGCGACTCCACATCCCGACAGTTCTGCAACCCAGGGCAACTTCATTTCCCTACAAACTCCCCAGCAGATTCCTTCAGAGCAGATcttgtatcactgtactgaatgtggcacCAATTTCAGTGACCGGGAAAagctgaaaatacaccagcgaattcacacgggagagaaaccgtttcactgtgctgattgtgggaggagttttaatcagaaaggaaaccttcaatcacaccagctaactcacacaggagagaaaccgtacgagtgtcctgactgtggcaAGAGTTTTAATCATAAATGtaaccttcaaaaacaccagctaactcacacaggagagaaaccatttgTGTGTTCTAACTGTGGGAGGtgttttaatcagaaatgtaacCTTAAAaatcaccagcgaattcacagaggagagaaaccgtttcactgtgctgattgtgggaggagttttaatcagaaaggtgaccttcaaaaacaccagcgaattcacacaggagagaaaccgtatgagtgtcctgactgtgggaggcgttttcatcagaaaggaacccttcaatcacaccagctaaCTCACTGTACAGATAAACTATTTCtttgtgctgattgtgggaggagtttcagtcAGAAACAAGGACTTCAAagacaccagctaactcacagtacaaataaaccatttcactgtgctgattgtgggaaaggttTTAATCTTAAAACTTTACttcaagcacaccagcgaattcacacgggagagaaaccatttcactgtgctgattgtgggaggagttttaatcagaaaggaaaccttcaatcacaccagctaactcacacaggagagaaaccgtacgagtgtcctgactgtgggaggcgttttcatcagaaatgtaaccttaaaaaacaccagcgaattcacagaggagagaaaccgtttcactgtgctgattgtgggaagagttttaatcataaatgtaaccttcaaaaacaccagctaactcacacaggagagaaaccatttttgtgttctgactgtgggaggTGTTTTAGTCAGAAATGtaaccttaaaaaacaccagcgaattcacagaggagagaaaccgtttcactgtgctgattgtgggaggagttttaatcagaaaggtgaccttcaaaaacaccagcgaattcacacaggagagaaaccgtatgagtgtcctgactgtgggaggcgttttaatcagaaatctaaccttcaatcacaccagctatctcacagtacagataaaccgtttcactgtgctgattgtgggaaaggttttaatcagaaatgtgaCCTTCAAcaacaccagctaactcacacagGATAG
- the LOC117407682 gene encoding uncharacterized protein LOC117407682 isoform X7: MDVSVSVSFFQDELASTIEHAVKAAVDTVLCQITKVIGGKFTEFQMEMAGKEKENESLKLRLEISESELKAVRECMNAADADIKQPLRNMNPDCNEQDFQRNENQGLFTRVQDSGERRAFSEAEEQPVIEAVYTQEEICDQEWCGRIMEITELTSAEGKEIPELEPVHIKEEAIELECDHITEDISRENKVNNPVNIVKMESSHCDYCPPELVCMKPNQPFSEDTCSSDGEEDSVLGSIQRKHHPPQERAADGKEEGAMPSTSCTASDLGRRTSTSSPQSKISTDGKLQRKQKHRESTPQDEWGQEENEEKTRTAASLRTSPQTF, from the exons atggacgtcagcgtctccgtgtcgttctttcaagacgagctcgcctctaccatcgagcacgcagtgaaagcggctgtagacaccgtcttgtgccaaatcacaaaagttatcggcggcaaattcactgaattccaaatggaaatggctggaaaggagaaagagaatgaaagtctgaagctgagattggaaatatcagagagcgagttgaaagcagtgcgggaatgcatgaacgctgcagatgcagacattaaacaacctctcagaaacatgaaccccgactgcaatgagcaagactttcagaggaacgagaaccagggattattcaCGAGAGTTCAAG attctggagagagacgtgctttcagtgaagcagaggagCAGCCAGTGATAGAagctgtttacacacaagaggaaatctgtgatcaggagtggtgtggaAGAATAATGGAGATTACAGAGCTGACAAGTGCTGAAGGTAAAGagatccctgaacttgaacctgtccacattaaagaggaggccatAGAGCTGGAGTGTGATCACATCACAGAGGATATTAGTAGAGAAAATAAAGTCAATAATCCTGTGAATATAGTTAAGATGGAATCTAGCCATTGTGATTATTGTCCACCTGAATTGGTCTGCATGAAACCCAATCAGCCTTTCTCTGAAGACACTTGTTCTAGTGATGGAGAAGAGGACAGtgtgctggggtccattcagaggaaacatcacccccctcaggaaagagctgcagatggaaaggaggaaggagcgatgccgtcCACGAGCTGCACAGCAT CAGATCTAGGAAGACGCACTTCCACTTCATCACCCCAGAGCAAAATCTCTACTGATGGGAAACTGCAGCGtaagcagaaacacagagagtcgACACCCCAAGATGAATGG
- the LOC131724921 gene encoding gastrula zinc finger protein XlCGF26.1-like isoform X2, giving the protein MEITDLTIVESKEIPELEPVHIKEEAVELECVHITEEVSEENKVDTLEENIVKMESSHCEDYPPEQICMKPNQLVSEDTGSGIGEESTVLGSIQRKHHPPQEGAMPSTSSTAYLGRRTSTPAPRSKISTDGKLQRKQKHRESTPRDEYVKKLRTRSVQNLSAQDSRPLPVGFTATPHPDSSATQGNFISLQTPQQIPSEQILYHCTECGTNFSDREKLKIHQRIHTGEKPFHCADCGRSFNQKGNLQSHQLTHTGEKPYECPDCGKSFNHKCNLQKHQLTHTGEKPFVCSNCGRCFNQKCNLKNHQRIHRGEKPFHCADCGRSFNQKGDLQKHQRIHTGEKPYECPDCGRRFHQKGTLQSHQLTHCTDKLFLCADCGRSFSQKQGLQRHQLTHSTNKPFHCADCGKGFNLKTLLQAHQRIHTGEKPFHCADCGRSFNQKGNLQSHQLTHTGEKPYECPDCGRRFHQKCNLKKHQRIHRGEKPFHCADCGKSFNHKCNLQKHQLTHTGEKPFLCSDCGRCFSQKCNLKKHQRIHRGEKPFHCADCGRSFNQKGDLQKHQRIHTGEKPYECPDCGRRFNQKSNLQSHQLSHSTDKPFHCADCGKGFNQKCDLQQHQLTHTG; this is encoded by the exons atggagattacagacctgacaattgtagaaagtaaagagatccctgaacttgaacctgtccacattaaagaggaggccgtAGAGCTGGAGTGTGTTCACATCACAGAGGAAGTTAGTGAAGAAAATAAAGTCGATACACTGGAGGAGAATATAGTTAAGATGGAATCTAGCCATTGTGAAGATTATCCTCCTGAACAGATCTGCATGAAACCCAATCAGCTTGTCTCTGAAGACACTGGTTCTGGTATTGGAGAAGAGAgcactgtgctggggtccattcagaggaaacatcacccccctcaggaaggagcgatgccgtccacgagcagcacagcct ATCTAGGAAGACGCACCTCCACTCCAGCACCCCGGAGCAAAATCTCTACTGATGGGAAACTGCAGCGtaagcagaaacacagagagtcaACACCCCGAGATGAATATGTGAAGAAACTGAGAACTCGTTCGGTTCAGAATCTTTCTGCACAAGATAGCCGACCACTTCCTGTGGGATTTACAGCGACTCCACATCCCGACAGTTCTGCAACCCAGGGCAACTTCATTTCCCTACAAACTCCCCAGCAGATTCCTTCAGAGCAGATcttgtatcactgtactgaatgtggcacCAATTTCAGTGACCGGGAAAagctgaaaatacaccagcgaattcacacgggagagaaaccgtttcactgtgctgattgtgggaggagttttaatcagaaaggaaaccttcaatcacaccagctaactcacacaggagagaaaccgtacgagtgtcctgactgtggcaAGAGTTTTAATCATAAATGtaaccttcaaaaacaccagctaactcacacaggagagaaaccatttgTGTGTTCTAACTGTGGGAGGtgttttaatcagaaatgtaacCTTAAAaatcaccagcgaattcacagaggagagaaaccgtttcactgtgctgattgtgggaggagttttaatcagaaaggtgaccttcaaaaacaccagcgaattcacacaggagagaaaccgtatgagtgtcctgactgtgggaggcgttttcatcagaaaggaacccttcaatcacaccagctaaCTCACTGTACAGATAAACTATTTCtttgtgctgattgtgggaggagtttcagtcAGAAACAAGGACTTCAAagacaccagctaactcacagtacaaataaaccatttcactgtgctgattgtgggaaaggttTTAATCTTAAAACTTTACttcaagcacaccagcgaattcacacgggagagaaaccatttcactgtgctgattgtgggaggagttttaatcagaaaggaaaccttcaatcacaccagctaactcacacaggagagaaaccgtacgagtgtcctgactgtgggaggcgttttcatcagaaatgtaaccttaaaaaacaccagcgaattcacagaggagagaaaccgtttcactgtgctgattgtgggaagagttttaatcataaatgtaaccttcaaaaacaccagctaactcacacaggagagaaaccatttttgtgttctgactgtgggaggTGTTTTAGTCAGAAATGtaaccttaaaaaacaccagcgaattcacagaggagagaaaccgtttcactgtgctgattgtgggaggagttttaatcagaaaggtgaccttcaaaaacaccagcgaattcacacaggagagaaaccgtatgagtgtcctgactgtgggaggcgttttaatcagaaatctaaccttcaatcacaccagctatctcacagtacagataaaccgtttcactgtgctgattgtgggaaaggttttaatcagaaatgtgaCCTTCAAcaacaccagctaactcacacagGATAG